The following are from one region of the Gryllotalpicola protaetiae genome:
- a CDS encoding TetR family transcriptional regulator gives MPEPAAPTPAAIGRAEQTRQRILEAAFAEFASYGFAGARVDRIAKAAGCNKNLIYIYFDSKEGLFDAVLRGRLGLIAEENPLTPENLPEFAGKTFDFVMANPDIIRLTAWTKLDPDTPDPSTRGDKVSAKVAAVRRAQQNGELTDAWDAEFLMTFVMSLATAWVPAFPYGSAGIDRARIRAQIVAAVAAVVTATPTVD, from the coding sequence ATGCCCGAGCCAGCAGCCCCCACCCCCGCGGCCATCGGCCGCGCAGAGCAGACGCGCCAGCGCATCCTCGAGGCTGCGTTCGCCGAGTTCGCGAGCTACGGCTTCGCGGGCGCCCGCGTCGACCGCATCGCGAAGGCCGCCGGCTGCAACAAGAACCTGATCTACATCTACTTCGACAGCAAAGAGGGGCTGTTCGACGCTGTTCTGCGCGGACGCCTCGGCCTGATCGCCGAAGAGAACCCCCTCACGCCCGAGAACCTGCCGGAGTTCGCGGGGAAGACCTTCGACTTCGTGATGGCGAACCCTGACATCATCCGGCTGACGGCGTGGACCAAGCTCGACCCCGACACGCCGGATCCGTCCACCCGCGGCGACAAGGTCAGCGCGAAGGTGGCCGCCGTGCGCAGGGCGCAGCAGAACGGCGAACTGACGGATGCCTGGGACGCCGAGTTCCTGATGACGTTCGTCATGTCGCTGGCGACGGCCTGGGTGCCCGCGTTCCCGTACGGCTCGGCGGGCATCGACCGCGCGCGCATCCGCGCGCAGATCGTCGCCGCGGTCGCCGCGGTCGTCACGGCCACCCCGACGGTCGACTAG
- a CDS encoding nuclease-related domain-containing protein has protein sequence MTDLRGSNSATAAAASLRAQPAAASVIATCLNAQAESRPRSIIGRAFGASPLSEASRRPYVAAIGELHVASELEKLGADWVILHDVPVGERGKVIDHLAIGPAGVFALEVEHRPADAIAVRGELLTINGVARPHLVTSRDLATEAAVNLTRATGLNVPARGLIVFVAPQSVSTRDEPDDVGVTSDRAVHKWLADREPTLSATQVAMIAAAAADRSTWRGAIARRAPGFNADAFDALRVEVQRAWLARGFWGTAIIAAAAIAAVQLFGA, from the coding sequence GTGACAGATCTGCGAGGCTCGAACAGCGCGACGGCGGCAGCCGCCTCGCTGCGTGCGCAGCCCGCCGCGGCATCCGTCATCGCGACCTGCCTGAACGCGCAGGCGGAGTCGCGCCCTCGTTCGATCATCGGTCGCGCTTTCGGCGCCAGCCCGCTCTCAGAGGCATCCCGCCGGCCCTACGTCGCCGCGATCGGCGAGCTGCACGTGGCATCCGAGCTCGAGAAGTTGGGGGCCGACTGGGTCATCCTGCACGACGTGCCCGTCGGCGAGCGCGGCAAGGTCATCGACCACCTCGCGATCGGGCCGGCCGGCGTGTTCGCGCTCGAGGTCGAGCACCGCCCGGCCGACGCGATCGCCGTGCGCGGCGAGCTGCTCACCATCAACGGCGTCGCTCGGCCGCACCTCGTCACCTCGCGCGACCTCGCTACCGAGGCGGCCGTCAACCTCACCCGCGCGACCGGGCTCAACGTGCCGGCGCGGGGTCTGATCGTGTTCGTCGCGCCTCAGTCGGTGTCGACCCGCGACGAGCCCGACGACGTCGGCGTCACCAGCGACCGCGCCGTGCACAAGTGGCTCGCCGACCGCGAGCCCACGCTGAGCGCGACGCAGGTGGCGATGATTGCGGCTGCCGCGGCCGACCGCTCCACCTGGCGCGGCGCCATCGCGCGTCGCGCTCCCGGATTCAATGCTGATGCGTTCGACGCACTGCGCGTCGAGGTGCAGCGCGCGTGGCTCGCCCGCGGATTCTGGGGCACCGCGATCATCGCAGCGGCCGCGATCGCCGCGGTCCAGCTCTTCGGCGCCTGA
- a CDS encoding type II toxin-antitoxin system RelE/ParE family toxin — MDVDFEDESFRREAESHRTLVRRNGDKRASLIERRLNTLRAVDNVADLRPLPGRFHPLSADRAGEWACDLDHPYRLVFEATPPTPTLPDGGVDWSWVTRITIRGVVDYH; from the coding sequence GTGGATGTTGATTTCGAGGATGAATCGTTTCGTCGCGAAGCCGAAAGCCATCGCACGCTCGTGCGCCGCAACGGTGACAAACGCGCCAGCCTGATCGAACGCAGGCTCAACACCCTGCGCGCGGTTGACAACGTCGCCGACCTAAGGCCACTGCCCGGCCGCTTCCACCCACTCTCTGCCGACCGCGCGGGCGAATGGGCCTGCGACCTTGATCATCCCTATCGCCTCGTTTTCGAGGCGACCCCTCCCACCCCAACCCTCCCCGACGGAGGAGTCGACTGGTCCTGGGTGACACGCATCACCATCCGCGGAGTAGTCGACTATCACTGA
- a CDS encoding oxidoreductase, giving the protein MTLAGGTLTLASDLTVTRMGYGAMQLPGPGVWGPPRDRDEAIAVLRAAVEAGVTHIDTADFYGFHVSNDLIREALHPYADELHLVTKVGASRTADGGWVMDRSPEALVAQVHDNLTHLGLETIDVVNLRMGTPEAAVDESVADQLGALVELRQQGKITHLGLSQVTDAQLTEALSISPIVTVQSLYNLVRRGDEPMLRRTAGLGIAYVPYFPLGGFTPLQSGVLASVAERLGASPQQVALAWLLQRSPNIALIPGTSSRAHLAENIAAASLELPADAVAELDAIESMAEPVRAATH; this is encoded by the coding sequence ATGACTCTTGCCGGCGGAACCCTGACCCTCGCCTCAGACCTCACCGTCACGCGCATGGGCTACGGCGCCATGCAGCTGCCCGGCCCCGGCGTGTGGGGCCCGCCGCGCGACCGCGACGAGGCGATCGCCGTGCTGCGCGCCGCCGTCGAGGCCGGCGTCACCCACATCGATACGGCAGATTTCTACGGATTCCACGTGTCGAACGACCTCATCCGTGAGGCGCTGCACCCGTACGCCGACGAGCTGCACCTCGTGACCAAGGTCGGCGCGAGCCGCACCGCAGACGGTGGTTGGGTCATGGACCGCAGCCCCGAGGCCCTGGTCGCGCAGGTGCACGACAACCTCACCCACCTCGGCCTCGAGACGATCGACGTCGTCAACCTGCGCATGGGCACGCCAGAGGCCGCGGTCGACGAGTCGGTCGCCGACCAGCTCGGCGCGCTCGTCGAGCTGCGGCAGCAGGGGAAGATCACGCACCTCGGGCTCAGCCAGGTCACCGACGCGCAGCTCACGGAGGCCCTCTCGATCAGTCCGATCGTGACCGTGCAGTCGCTGTACAACCTCGTGCGCCGCGGCGACGAGCCGATGCTGCGCCGCACGGCCGGGCTCGGCATCGCCTACGTGCCGTACTTCCCGCTCGGTGGCTTCACCCCGTTGCAGTCGGGCGTGCTCGCGTCGGTCGCCGAACGGCTCGGGGCATCGCCGCAGCAGGTCGCGCTCGCGTGGCTGCTGCAGCGCTCGCCGAACATCGCGCTGATCCCCGGCACGTCGAGCCGCGCGCACCTCGCCGAGAACATCGCGGCCGCGTCGCTCGAGCTGCCGGCGGATGCCGTCGCCGAGCTCGATGCGATCGAGAGCATGGCCGAGCCGGTGCGCGCTGCGACCCACTAG
- a CDS encoding MarR family winged helix-turn-helix transcriptional regulator → MTSEPNSQSRARPGRERRRAVADAKDALRELQGDLGTLSRRVGTRLRLNEIDLECLDVLAREKVLSPSALATRLGLHRATITGVLDRLERGQWIVREPDPADRRAMVVRPQAAHAGEIFAAFKGMNDAVDGILADYSDAELDVISGFMRKVSDAGRENARSVG, encoded by the coding sequence ATGACATCCGAACCAAATTCGCAATCGCGGGCCCGGCCTGGAAGGGAGCGGCGTCGTGCCGTCGCGGACGCGAAGGACGCCCTTCGTGAGCTGCAGGGGGATCTCGGCACGCTCTCCCGCCGCGTCGGCACACGACTGCGACTCAACGAGATCGACCTAGAGTGCCTCGATGTGCTGGCGCGCGAGAAGGTGCTCAGCCCGAGCGCCCTGGCGACCCGGCTGGGCTTGCATCGTGCGACCATCACCGGGGTGCTCGATCGGCTGGAGCGCGGGCAGTGGATCGTGCGCGAGCCCGACCCGGCCGACCGGCGCGCGATGGTCGTGAGGCCGCAGGCCGCGCACGCGGGCGAGATCTTCGCCGCGTTCAAGGGCATGAACGATGCGGTCGATGGGATCCTCGCCGACTACTCCGACGCCGAGCTCGACGTCATCTCCGGCTTCATGCGCAAGGTGTCGGATGCCGGGCGCGAGAACGCCCGGTCGGTTGGCTAG
- a CDS encoding IS481 family transposase, with protein MTHANAHLTPKGRLRLAQSILEQGWSYRRAAERFQCSPATAKKWADRLRAGLPMTDRSSRPRSSPNRTSRRTERRIVALRFIRRWGPHRIAFHLHLARTTVERVLSRYRMPKLAHLDQNTGLPVRKPKPVRYERQKPGELVHMDIKKLGRIPDGGGHRVLGRQQGNRNNTGHGKAGRGYAFLHHVVDDHSRLAYSEILADERKETVVAFWQRAKAFFSEAGITIERVMTDNGSAYRSRLLAKELGTIKHKFTKPYRPQTNGKVERFNRTLAAEWAYAKPYASEEARAAEYQAWVHHYNHHRPHTGIGGKSPSERVHNLTRNYN; from the coding sequence GTGACTCACGCTAATGCCCATCTGACTCCGAAGGGCCGGCTGCGGTTGGCCCAGTCGATCCTCGAGCAGGGCTGGTCCTATCGGCGGGCAGCCGAGCGGTTCCAGTGCTCGCCGGCCACGGCCAAGAAGTGGGCGGATCGGTTGCGCGCGGGCCTGCCGATGACCGATCGCAGTTCCCGGCCGCGCTCGAGCCCGAACCGCACCAGTAGGCGCACCGAGCGGCGCATCGTCGCGTTGCGGTTCATCCGCCGCTGGGGCCCCCACCGCATCGCCTTCCACCTGCATCTGGCCCGCACCACCGTCGAGCGCGTCCTGAGCCGGTACCGGATGCCCAAGCTCGCCCATCTGGATCAGAACACCGGCCTGCCCGTCCGGAAGCCGAAGCCGGTGCGCTACGAGCGTCAGAAGCCGGGCGAGTTGGTGCACATGGACATCAAGAAGCTCGGCCGCATCCCCGACGGCGGTGGCCACCGGGTGCTCGGCCGGCAGCAGGGCAACAGGAACAACACCGGGCACGGCAAGGCCGGGCGCGGCTACGCGTTCCTGCACCACGTCGTGGACGACCACTCGAGGCTGGCGTACTCCGAGATCCTCGCCGACGAGCGCAAGGAGACCGTGGTCGCGTTCTGGCAGCGCGCGAAAGCGTTCTTCTCCGAGGCCGGCATCACGATCGAGCGGGTCATGACCGACAACGGCTCGGCCTACCGCTCACGGCTGCTGGCGAAGGAGCTCGGGACGATCAAGCACAAGTTCACCAAACCCTACCGGCCGCAGACGAACGGCAAAGTCGAGCGGTTCAACCGCACCCTGGCCGCCGAGTGGGCCTACGCCAAGCCGTACGCGTCCGAGGAAGCCCGAGCCGCCGAATACCAGGCCTGGGTCCATCACTACAATCACCACAGACCCCACACCGGCATCGGCGGCAAGAGCCCCTCAGAACGCGTTCACAACCTCACGAGGAACTACAACTAG
- a CDS encoding acyl-CoA dehydrogenase family protein: protein MITHEVFNQAPERVGVNEFDANVALVEAVRRWGSDAVETRPSGAPPASELLTEAGALVGAADFQRDAELANTHEPVLHTHDRRGNRIDEVEYHPAYHRVIGDAIARGAHTSAWAEPKPGASADRAAMFYLFAQVEPGHACPVSMTHAGAAILKDAELPEKDSWWARAMSREYGRGALFGMAMTEKQGGSDVRANTTAATRNADGSFSITGHKWFCSAPMSDAFFVLAQTAEGLSCFFVPRVLPDGTRNTFLIQRLKDKLGNRSNASSEVEFDRTIGWLIGEPGRGVRAILPMVSRTRLDCVIGTAAGMRQSVAEAVWHVRHRAAFGRTLIDQPAMAAVIADLQLEAEAATLTALRLAAAHDEPMARGEIAEQDAGELAFRRLATAVAKYLVCKRGPGHAYEALECLGGNGYTEAFPLARRYREQPVMAVWEGSGNVIALDVLRALAREPEAFHAFFAELGQARGGYQLFDEELDAVQDLSRQLRSFLLDGSSMAEGRAREFTERLGVLLEASLLLRFSPPTVAGAFVAARIGRPSGLYGALPPGVDLTEILARA, encoded by the coding sequence GTGATCACACACGAGGTCTTCAACCAGGCGCCTGAGCGCGTCGGAGTCAACGAGTTCGACGCGAACGTCGCGCTTGTCGAGGCGGTGAGACGGTGGGGGTCGGATGCTGTCGAGACGCGCCCTTCGGGCGCTCCTCCAGCATCGGAGTTGCTCACCGAGGCCGGAGCGCTCGTCGGGGCGGCGGATTTTCAGCGCGACGCCGAGCTCGCCAATACGCACGAGCCCGTGCTGCACACCCACGACCGGCGCGGGAATCGCATCGACGAGGTCGAGTACCACCCGGCGTATCACCGCGTGATCGGTGATGCGATCGCACGCGGCGCGCACACGTCCGCGTGGGCGGAGCCGAAGCCTGGGGCATCCGCCGACCGCGCCGCCATGTTCTACCTGTTCGCGCAGGTGGAGCCCGGGCACGCGTGCCCGGTGTCGATGACGCACGCGGGCGCCGCGATCTTGAAGGACGCCGAGCTCCCCGAAAAGGACTCCTGGTGGGCGCGCGCCATGTCGCGGGAGTACGGCCGTGGTGCACTGTTCGGCATGGCGATGACCGAGAAGCAGGGCGGGTCGGATGTGCGGGCGAACACGACCGCCGCGACGCGGAACGCCGACGGCTCGTTCAGCATCACCGGGCACAAGTGGTTCTGCAGCGCGCCGATGAGCGACGCGTTCTTCGTGCTCGCTCAGACCGCCGAAGGCCTGAGCTGCTTCTTCGTGCCGCGCGTACTGCCCGACGGCACCCGGAACACCTTCCTCATCCAGCGGCTCAAGGACAAGCTCGGCAACCGCTCGAACGCGTCCAGCGAGGTCGAGTTCGACCGCACGATCGGCTGGCTCATCGGCGAGCCGGGGCGCGGTGTGCGCGCGATCCTGCCGATGGTGAGCCGCACCCGCCTCGACTGCGTCATCGGCACGGCGGCGGGCATGCGCCAATCGGTGGCCGAGGCGGTGTGGCACGTGCGGCACCGCGCCGCGTTCGGCCGCACGCTGATCGACCAGCCGGCGATGGCTGCCGTGATCGCCGATCTGCAGCTCGAGGCAGAGGCGGCGACCCTGACAGCGCTGCGCCTCGCTGCCGCTCATGACGAGCCGATGGCGCGCGGTGAGATCGCCGAGCAGGATGCCGGCGAGCTCGCGTTCCGCCGCCTGGCCACCGCGGTCGCGAAGTACCTCGTCTGCAAGCGCGGCCCCGGCCACGCCTACGAGGCGCTCGAGTGCCTCGGCGGGAACGGCTACACGGAGGCGTTCCCGCTGGCGCGGCGCTACCGCGAGCAGCCGGTCATGGCCGTCTGGGAGGGCAGCGGCAACGTCATCGCGCTCGATGTGCTGCGCGCACTCGCGCGCGAGCCGGAGGCGTTCCATGCCTTCTTCGCCGAGCTCGGGCAGGCGCGCGGCGGCTACCAGCTCTTCGATGAGGAGCTGGATGCCGTGCAGGACCTGTCGCGGCAGCTGAGGTCGTTCCTGCTTGACGGCTCGAGCATGGCCGAGGGGCGCGCGCGGGAGTTCACCGAGCGGCTCGGCGTGCTGCTCGAAGCATCCCTGCTGCTGCGGTTCTCGCCGCCCACCGTGGCCGGCGCTTTCGTGGCCGCCCGCATCGGCCGGCCATCGGGCCTCTACGGCGCTCTGCCGCCGGGGGTCGACCTCACCGAGATCCTCGCGCGCGCCTGA
- a CDS encoding DUF1905 domain-containing protein, which translates to MPFEFTSELYEWSARDNWFFVDLPHEVSDAITAMPLIPGGFGSVKVEVSVGHVTWRTSVFPDDKRGTFVLPIKKEVRARNSLFAGSRVEVTLEVVR; encoded by the coding sequence ATGCCGTTCGAGTTCACCTCAGAGCTCTACGAGTGGTCCGCCCGCGACAACTGGTTCTTCGTCGACCTGCCCCACGAGGTGAGCGACGCGATCACGGCGATGCCGTTGATTCCGGGCGGATTCGGCTCGGTGAAAGTCGAGGTCTCGGTGGGCCATGTGACGTGGCGCACCTCGGTGTTCCCCGACGACAAGCGCGGCACCTTCGTGCTGCCGATCAAGAAAGAGGTGCGAGCCCGCAACTCACTCTTTGCGGGCTCGCGGGTCGAGGTGACTCTCGAGGTCGTGCGCTAG
- a CDS encoding NAD(P)-dependent oxidoreductase encodes MHITVFGATGKTGRLVVEQGLSAGHRVTAVVRSSARFTADSGARPGLEVVEQASFDDPEAVAESLVDHLVFTDAAISAVGPASRKDGPVAAPVTRGILAALDRAKVRRLVTISAAPVSTPATGPEDGFLDRRIVYPLISALLKPVYDDLRAMEQELSASSVDWTAARPPRLTDGAHTRNYRTRLDGNVPRGRLLSRADLADFLLAAAGDHASAGHAVGVAY; translated from the coding sequence ATGCACATCACCGTGTTCGGGGCGACCGGCAAGACCGGCCGCCTTGTCGTCGAGCAGGGCCTGAGCGCGGGTCACCGCGTCACCGCCGTCGTCCGCTCTTCCGCGCGATTCACCGCCGATTCAGGCGCCCGCCCGGGCCTCGAGGTCGTCGAGCAGGCAAGCTTCGACGACCCCGAGGCCGTCGCGGAATCGCTCGTCGACCACCTGGTGTTCACCGACGCGGCGATCTCGGCGGTCGGGCCCGCCAGCCGCAAGGACGGCCCGGTCGCAGCGCCGGTCACACGTGGCATCCTCGCCGCACTCGACCGGGCGAAGGTGCGCCGGCTCGTGACGATCAGCGCAGCGCCGGTCTCGACCCCGGCGACCGGGCCCGAGGACGGATTCCTCGACCGGCGAATCGTCTACCCGCTGATCTCCGCCCTGCTCAAGCCGGTCTACGACGACCTGCGCGCGATGGAACAGGAGCTCTCGGCGAGCTCAGTCGACTGGACGGCCGCCCGGCCGCCTCGGCTGACCGACGGGGCGCATACCCGCAACTACCGCACGCGGCTCGATGGAAATGTGCCGAGAGGCCGCCTGCTGTCGCGGGCCGATCTCGCCGATTTCCTGCTGGCGGCCGCCGGCGACCACGCGTCGGCCGGGCACGCGGTCGGCGTCGCGTACTGA
- a CDS encoding CGNR zinc finger domain-containing protein, whose protein sequence is MIHRFPCGTLALDFVGTLRARRNDEPSEKLTEPSDLDAWFSESGMLDVATSASASDLKKAIELREAIYALAYARVAGDELPTDAAATVASYAEKLPVSVALADGRLERSGTVPQALASLARETIEIVGGPNAGLLRECSRDECTQVYLDTSRGHRRDWCSMKTCGNRVKASKFRARQAAVTAGS, encoded by the coding sequence ATGATTCACCGGTTCCCGTGTGGCACGCTCGCCCTCGACTTCGTCGGCACTCTGCGCGCGCGCCGCAACGACGAGCCGAGCGAGAAGCTCACCGAGCCGAGCGACCTCGACGCGTGGTTCAGCGAGTCGGGCATGCTCGATGTCGCGACGTCGGCATCGGCATCCGATCTCAAAAAGGCGATCGAGCTGCGCGAGGCGATCTACGCGCTCGCCTACGCGCGTGTGGCCGGTGACGAGCTGCCGACGGATGCCGCGGCGACGGTCGCGTCCTACGCCGAGAAGCTGCCCGTCTCGGTCGCGCTCGCCGACGGCAGGCTCGAGCGCTCGGGCACAGTGCCGCAGGCGCTCGCATCGCTCGCACGCGAGACGATCGAGATCGTCGGCGGCCCGAACGCCGGCCTGTTGCGCGAGTGCAGCCGCGACGAGTGCACGCAGGTCTACCTCGACACCTCGCGCGGGCACCGACGCGATTGGTGCTCGATGAAGACATGCGGCAACCGCGTGAAGGCATCGAAGTTCCGCGCGCGGCAGGCGGCGGTGACGGCTGGCTCCTAG
- a CDS encoding serine hydrolase domain-containing protein: MGWDAVARVAAERGHASSTIVMRGDDVVFEQLVGAAPNDLFYTFSVSKPFTALAIHLLAHRGQLDLDDSVADYWPEYAMNRKSSVTIRQVLAHRSGAPYSTGQAVGDAMQMADWQASVHAAENAHLRYQPGAVVAYGLLSFGFILGELVRRVDGRTIDRFIDDEFARPLGLADTQLGLMADAWERHVRLMAGRAVEHIRETAFNRRAVREAVIPAAGIQTTARDLARFYRVLLRGGDGIIPPDVVAGARELSADGELDHVIGHTMRWGTGFQLGFPGRVRPMGTHANESMFGHNGSGVCNVWADPVNDTVLVWLNSVILPRRSALAHISRLSDVVIEALAPTS, encoded by the coding sequence GTGGGGTGGGACGCAGTCGCCCGAGTCGCCGCCGAGCGCGGCCACGCATCGTCGACCATCGTCATGCGGGGGGACGACGTCGTCTTCGAGCAGCTGGTCGGCGCGGCGCCGAACGACCTCTTCTACACATTCAGCGTCAGCAAGCCGTTCACCGCGCTCGCCATCCACCTGCTCGCGCACCGCGGCCAGCTCGATCTGGACGACTCCGTCGCTGACTACTGGCCCGAATATGCCATGAACAGAAAGTCTTCGGTCACGATCCGGCAGGTGCTCGCCCACCGCAGCGGCGCGCCCTATTCAACGGGCCAGGCGGTGGGCGACGCGATGCAGATGGCGGACTGGCAGGCATCCGTCCATGCCGCCGAGAACGCCCACCTGCGATACCAACCGGGCGCGGTCGTCGCCTACGGACTGCTGAGCTTCGGGTTCATCCTGGGCGAGCTGGTGAGGCGGGTCGACGGCCGCACCATCGACCGCTTCATCGACGACGAGTTCGCGCGACCGCTCGGTCTCGCAGACACCCAGTTGGGCTTGATGGCGGATGCCTGGGAGCGCCACGTCCGTCTCATGGCCGGCCGCGCGGTGGAACATATACGCGAAACGGCATTCAATCGGCGCGCGGTTCGCGAGGCGGTGATTCCGGCGGCGGGGATCCAGACGACGGCGCGCGATCTCGCCCGGTTCTACCGGGTGCTGCTGCGGGGCGGAGACGGGATCATTCCGCCCGACGTGGTCGCGGGCGCGCGCGAGCTCTCGGCAGACGGCGAGCTCGACCACGTCATCGGGCACACGATGCGCTGGGGCACGGGGTTCCAGCTCGGCTTCCCCGGGCGGGTGCGGCCGATGGGCACGCACGCGAACGAGAGCATGTTCGGGCACAACGGTAGCGGCGTCTGCAACGTCTGGGCGGACCCGGTGAACGACACCGTTCTCGTGTGGCTGAACTCGGTCATCCTGCCGAGACGATCGGCTCTCGCCCACATCTCCCGCCTCTCCGATGTCGTGATCGAGGCGCTAGCTCCGACCTCCTGA
- a CDS encoding long-chain-fatty-acid--CoA ligase, protein MPEQSEQPEQPERPGFATVNLAAVLAETAKRVPENTALIFGADRIGYGRLWEETKRYAGALRDLGVGRGDRVALLLPNVPDFPRAYFAILSLGAIVVPVHALLKAEEIAYVLQDSGASQFIVAAPLLAEGAKGAALAKVPLLSVLVPDDKLTEAPFPRLEDLAEGAEPIRHYEFLPPTATATILYTSGTTGKPKGARGSHFSLVEHVNTLLTGAIDVQEEDIVLGCLPLFHTFGQMCVMNVAFRRGASVVLVPKFDGATALALLNAHSCTIMTGVPTMYIGLLEAAKANPERPPLRYGLSGGAALPVAVIGRMSEEFGISVHEGYGLTETSPVATFNHYGRPTRPGTIGQPIWGTEVIIADAELDDRIVELPRGELGEICVRGHNVFQGYLNRPDADAEAVVDGWFRTGDLGTMTDDDYVTIVDRKKDMIVRNGYNVYPREIEEVLARHDAVSGCAVFGVPDPVHQQEIAAAVTLMPEASVDPAELIEYVKEKVAPFKYPRHIEIVDALPLGPSGKVLKRVLVAKWQEDHVHATM, encoded by the coding sequence ATGCCCGAACAGTCCGAACAACCCGAACAGCCCGAGCGGCCCGGCTTCGCCACGGTCAATCTGGCGGCCGTCCTCGCTGAGACAGCGAAGCGCGTGCCCGAGAACACTGCGCTGATCTTCGGCGCAGACCGCATCGGCTACGGCCGTCTGTGGGAGGAGACGAAGCGGTATGCCGGTGCGCTGCGCGACCTCGGTGTCGGCCGCGGTGACCGCGTCGCACTGCTGCTGCCCAACGTGCCGGACTTCCCGCGCGCGTACTTCGCGATATTGAGCCTCGGCGCGATCGTCGTACCGGTGCACGCGCTGCTCAAGGCCGAAGAGATCGCCTATGTGCTGCAGGATTCCGGAGCGAGCCAGTTCATCGTCGCCGCGCCGCTGCTGGCGGAAGGCGCCAAGGGTGCCGCGCTCGCGAAGGTGCCGCTGCTCTCGGTGCTCGTGCCGGACGACAAGCTCACCGAGGCGCCGTTCCCGCGCCTCGAGGACCTCGCCGAAGGAGCCGAGCCGATCCGCCACTACGAATTCCTGCCGCCCACCGCGACGGCGACGATCCTCTACACGAGCGGCACGACCGGGAAGCCGAAGGGCGCCCGCGGCTCGCACTTCTCGCTCGTCGAGCACGTCAACACGCTGCTCACGGGGGCGATCGACGTGCAAGAGGAAGACATCGTGCTCGGGTGCCTTCCGCTCTTCCACACCTTCGGCCAGATGTGTGTCATGAATGTGGCGTTCCGGCGCGGGGCATCCGTCGTCCTCGTCCCGAAATTCGACGGCGCCACCGCGCTCGCCCTGCTCAACGCGCACAGCTGCACGATCATGACCGGTGTTCCGACGATGTACATCGGGCTGCTCGAGGCGGCGAAGGCGAACCCTGAGCGGCCGCCGCTGCGCTACGGGCTCTCGGGCGGCGCGGCGCTTCCCGTCGCGGTGATCGGGCGCATGTCCGAGGAGTTCGGCATCTCGGTGCACGAGGGCTACGGCCTGACCGAGACGAGCCCGGTCGCGACGTTCAACCACTACGGCCGGCCCACGCGCCCCGGCACGATCGGCCAGCCGATCTGGGGCACCGAGGTGATCATCGCCGACGCCGAACTCGACGACCGCATTGTGGAGCTGCCGCGGGGCGAGCTCGGTGAGATCTGCGTACGCGGGCACAACGTCTTCCAGGGCTATCTGAACCGGCCGGATGCCGACGCCGAGGCGGTCGTCGACGGGTGGTTCCGCACGGGTGACCTCGGCACGATGACCGACGACGACTACGTCACGATCGTCGACCGGAAGAAGGACATGATCGTGCGCAACGGCTACAACGTGTACCCGCGCGAGATCGAAGAGGTGCTCGCGCGGCACGACGCCGTGTCGGGCTGCGCGGTGTTCGGCGTGCCCGACCCGGTGCACCAGCAGGAGATCGCGGCGGCGGTGACGCTGATGCCCGAGGCATCCGTCGACCCGGCCGAGCTGATCGAATATGTGAAAGAGAAAGTCGCGCCGTTCAAATACCCGCGGCATATCGAGATCGTCGACGCGCTGCCGCTGGGGCCATCGGGCAAAGTGCTGAAGCGGGTCCTGGTCGCCAAGTGGCAGGAGGACCACGTTCACGCCACGATGTGA